One window of Chitinophagaceae bacterium genomic DNA carries:
- a CDS encoding indole-3-glycerol phosphate synthase TrpC, which produces MLTIKTKMENKAKYLEEIVNETRKNVETFKKIRIPPRILEKQIQESIPVVSLKKSILLGTGVIMEYKRRSPLKGYLNMNVESEYVCKYYFEAGASGVSILTEERFFAGRCSDLRRAKSLYPAYPFLRKDFIIDEYQILETRSIGADAILLIANILSPQEVKKFATLSKELHLEVLLEIHTELELLKCLHMGIENLIDIIGVNNRNLDTMEIDIDNSKKLSDTIPPLFCKISESGIHSHKIIQDLKKNYGYHGFLIGERFMKEPDPGIEALLFMRHE; this is translated from the coding sequence ATGCTCACTATAAAAACGAAGATGGAAAACAAAGCAAAATATTTAGAAGAAATAGTAAATGAGACAAGAAAAAATGTAGAAACATTTAAAAAAATAAGAATCCCTCCTCGGATTTTAGAGAAACAAATACAAGAAAGTATTCCTGTGGTTTCTCTCAAAAAATCTATTCTGTTAGGAACAGGGGTGATTATGGAATATAAAAGACGCTCTCCCCTCAAAGGATACCTGAATATGAATGTAGAATCAGAATACGTATGCAAATATTATTTTGAGGCTGGTGCTTCAGGGGTTTCTATTTTGACAGAAGAGCGTTTTTTTGCAGGCAGATGTTCCGATTTAAGGAGAGCAAAATCTTTATACCCTGCTTATCCTTTTCTCAGAAAGGATTTTATTATAGATGAGTATCAAATTTTGGAAACGAGAAGTATAGGTGCAGATGCTATTCTTTTAATAGCTAATATACTCAGTCCCCAAGAAGTAAAAAAATTTGCAACACTTTCAAAAGAATTGCATTTAGAAGTACTGTTAGAAATTCATACAGAATTAGAACTCCTGAAATGCTTGCATATGGGTATAGAAAATCTTATAGATATCATTGGGGTCAATAATAGGAATCTGGATACTATGGAAATAGATATAGATAATAGCAAAAAACTATCCGATACCATTCCGCCACTCTTCTGCAAAATCTCAGAAAGTGGAATACATTCCCATAAAATAATCCAAGATTTGAAGAAAAACTATGGATACCATGGTTTTTTAATAGGTGAAAGATTTATGAAAGAGCCAGATCCAGGTATAGAAGCTCTTCTTTTTATGAGACATGAGTAA
- a CDS encoding N-6 DNA methylase, with amino-acid sequence MTALQKYIQSLQTIDFSEVTEHSLRFELKTLLTDIFDRKIDILHEGKREGKFGAPDFKISDKNGIIGYVETKKVDDNLEKIIKSEQIKKYTQLSDNLLLTNYLEFIWIRKGKIELRETLCYVSDLKNKKFQITQEKDENTENVIKQFLKENPTGINNAKELAHSIATRTKILKDFLRDTIQSQIDSETQSPLTGLYSTFQTSISTHLTVSEFSDAFAQMLSYGIFLAKLNADTKEINLFTAKQYIPKSFELIHELVGFIDKLENEEYADTRWIVEEIITLLNNIDVRAIQESLSFNKNKNPDKSVVADPYLYFYEEFLSVYDAKLRKSKGVYYTPPEIVSFIIRSAGQLLETEFGIKQQFADNKKITVLDFATGTGTFILEILKQILNSVPPNSTKRQVLIQEHILKNIYGFEYLIAPYTIAHLKLSQFLKDNDYELQPKERLQVYLTNTIEPLKTQYNVFVQALSIEGETAQKIKDKPILVITGNPPYSTSSSNKSHFITNLLKDYKKNLNEKTINSLNDDYIKFIRFAHNKIEKTGKGIIAIITNNSYLDGLIFRKMREKLYEDFDKIYIVNLHGNSLKKEGDENVFDIRVGVSILFLVRLEKRLKNKEVYYFSTKENDLISRKEKFDYFENTEFENVPFEKLKLSEPYFWFTDKIIDSKNNYFKFWSVTDIFKTYSVGIGTKVDTISIDFNSEKLEKRIHKILKGPPPIPDLIREYDLNENTTWEYERALKANFDKIKIVEYDYRPFDVRYIFYDNNFLSRSRKAVMDNFFGHENLGIIVPRQSKLPDYKHAFITNKISDESFLAGGRDLGAGVVFSLYLYSEQTGNGNGLLFEKIEGRKLNFTDNFKTFIKDTYQGKFTAEEIFYYMYAILHSPTYRKKYIEFLKIDFPKLPFTEDLTTIKKLSNIGEQLVNAHTFKEIPTQNVGIPMGLEDTDVTKIQFKENRLYYNETNYFDKVSDEIFNFKIGSYQVLDKYLKERKNRKLDNKEIVKLEEIINIIGFTIKQMNIIDRLTNNWI; translated from the coding sequence ATGACCGCATTACAAAAATATATACAATCATTACAAACAATTGATTTTTCGGAAGTTACCGAACATTCTCTGCGTTTTGAATTAAAAACTTTATTAACAGATATTTTTGATAGAAAAATTGATATACTGCACGAAGGAAAACGAGAAGGAAAATTTGGTGCACCCGATTTTAAAATATCCGATAAAAATGGAATAATCGGTTATGTTGAAACTAAAAAAGTAGACGACAATTTAGAAAAAATAATTAAGAGCGAGCAAATAAAAAAATACACCCAACTATCTGATAATTTACTATTAACAAATTATTTGGAATTTATTTGGATACGCAAAGGCAAAATTGAATTGCGTGAAACCTTATGTTATGTAAGCGACTTAAAAAATAAAAAGTTTCAAATTACACAAGAAAAAGATGAAAACACAGAAAATGTTATAAAGCAATTTCTTAAAGAAAATCCGACAGGAATAAATAATGCAAAAGAACTTGCTCATTCAATAGCAACAAGAACCAAAATCTTAAAAGATTTTTTGCGTGATACCATTCAAAGTCAAATCGATAGTGAAACACAAAGTCCGCTAACAGGTTTATATAGCACATTTCAAACCTCAATTTCTACACATTTAACAGTTTCCGAATTTTCCGATGCTTTTGCGCAAATGTTGAGTTACGGTATTTTTCTTGCGAAACTCAATGCCGACACGAAAGAAATAAACCTTTTTACTGCAAAGCAATACATTCCAAAATCTTTTGAATTAATACACGAATTAGTTGGTTTTATTGATAAATTAGAAAACGAAGAATATGCAGACACTCGCTGGATTGTAGAAGAAATTATTACTTTACTTAATAATATTGATGTTCGAGCAATTCAAGAAAGTTTATCTTTTAACAAAAACAAAAATCCCGATAAATCCGTAGTTGCCGACCCCTATTTATATTTTTACGAAGAATTTTTGTCGGTTTACGATGCAAAATTGCGAAAATCAAAAGGAGTTTACTATACGCCACCCGAAATAGTGAGTTTTATTATTCGTAGTGCGGGACAATTATTAGAAACAGAATTTGGTATTAAACAACAATTTGCCGACAACAAAAAAATTACAGTACTTGATTTTGCAACCGGAACGGGAACTTTTATTTTAGAAATATTAAAACAGATATTAAATTCCGTTCCGCCCAATTCCACGAAACGACAAGTGCTAATACAAGAACATATCCTGAAAAATATTTATGGTTTTGAGTATCTTATTGCCCCTTATACTATTGCACACTTAAAACTATCTCAATTTTTAAAAGATAATGACTACGAACTGCAACCAAAAGAACGTTTGCAAGTATATTTGACCAATACAATAGAACCGCTTAAAACACAATACAATGTATTTGTTCAAGCACTTTCAATTGAAGGAGAAACAGCTCAGAAGATAAAGGATAAACCAATATTGGTAATTACAGGAAATCCTCCATATTCTACATCTTCATCAAATAAAAGTCATTTTATTACTAATTTATTAAAAGATTACAAAAAAAATCTAAACGAAAAAACAATAAATTCATTAAATGATGATTATATAAAATTCATCAGATTTGCGCACAATAAAATAGAAAAAACTGGTAAAGGGATTATTGCAATTATTACAAACAACTCTTATTTAGATGGTCTGATTTTCAGAAAAATGAGAGAAAAATTATACGAAGATTTTGATAAAATTTATATTGTTAATTTGCATGGCAATTCTTTGAAAAAAGAAGGCGATGAAAATGTTTTTGACATAAGAGTAGGAGTAAGTATTTTGTTTTTAGTGCGTTTAGAAAAGCGTTTGAAAAATAAAGAAGTATATTATTTTTCGACAAAAGAAAATGATTTAATCAGTAGAAAAGAAAAATTTGATTATTTTGAAAATACAGAATTTGAAAACGTTCCTTTCGAAAAATTGAAATTATCAGAACCATATTTTTGGTTTACCGATAAAATAATTGATAGTAAAAACAATTATTTCAAGTTTTGGAGTGTAACTGATATTTTTAAGACTTATAGTGTTGGTATTGGAACAAAAGTAGATACAATTTCAATAGATTTTAATAGCGAAAAACTTGAAAAGCGGATTCATAAAATATTAAAAGGTCCCCCCCCCATACCTGATTTGATAAGAGAATACGACCTGAACGAAAATACAACGTGGGAATACGAACGCGCATTAAAAGCAAATTTTGATAAAATCAAAATTGTAGAATACGATTATCGCCCATTTGATGTTCGATACATTTTTTATGATAATAATTTTTTGTCGAGAAGCAGAAAAGCAGTAATGGATAATTTTTTCGGACATGAAAATTTAGGAATAATTGTTCCTCGACAATCAAAATTACCTGATTACAAACATGCTTTTATTACAAATAAGATTTCTGATGAAAGTTTTTTAGCAGGAGGTAGAGATCTAGGTGCAGGTGTAGTTTTTTCATTATATTTATATTCCGAGCAAACCGGCAACGGTAACGGCTTATTATTTGAAAAAATAGAAGGCAGAAAATTAAATTTTACCGATAATTTTAAAACTTTTATAAAAGATACTTATCAAGGTAAATTCACAGCCGAAGAAATTTTTTATTACATGTATGCTATTTTGCATAGTCCGACTTACAGAAAAAAATATATTGAGTTTTTAAAAATTGATTTTCCTAAATTACCATTTACTGAAGATTTGACAACAATAAAAAAGTTGTCAAATATTGGAGAACAACTTGTTAATGCTCATACTTTCAAAGAAATACCTACTCAAAACGTTGGTATTCCGATGGGATTGGAGGATACTGATGTTACAAAAATTCAATTCAAAGAGAACCGTTTATATTACAACGAAACAAATTATTTTGATAAAGTTTCAGACGAAATTTTTAATTTCAAAATCGGTAGTTATCAAGTTCTTGACAAGTATTTAAAGGAACGTAAAAATCGAAAATTGGATAATAAAGAAATTGTAAAATTGGAAGAAATTATAAACATAATTGGTTTTACAATCAAACAAATGAATATAATTGATAGATTAACAAATAATTGGATATAA
- a CDS encoding TolC family protein, producing MQKNNFYFLFLFSLPFRVMPQVLSLQNVFDTITHNNPTIQMYESNIQSMKDNAQGARSWMTPQVGAGQFFTPYNAELWKRNGDITGLGSVMFSVEQMFPNKKKLDAEQSYMNSMSVAETERKEYIINDIIQEAKAYYYNWLVTKKKIALLKESEQNLHLIIHTFEIRYRNGTEKIGAYYKAMASLGEIKNTLIDAENTITNIRIRMNTLMDRNPEKLFDIDTIYELNDYSTLFIDKQMLSETKSDIKAIEKEKTTLFLKQESEKENLKPQFGIRYDHMIGFGGQPMQYTLMGMVRLPMVPWASKMTKASIKSLECKIQAIEYEKQSMLNEYINNLYRLKNNLAAKIKQISIYETQVIPALQNNYKTIQRAYAQNTEELFILYDAWQSLNQKELEYINLLEEALSLQVFIETIIQKK from the coding sequence ATGCAAAAGAATAACTTTTATTTCCTATTCCTTTTTTCTCTTCCTTTTCGGGTAATGCCTCAGGTATTATCACTGCAAAATGTATTCGATACCATTACTCATAACAACCCCACCATACAAATGTATGAAAGTAATATCCAATCTATGAAGGATAATGCTCAGGGAGCAAGAAGTTGGATGACCCCACAAGTGGGAGCAGGGCAATTTTTCACCCCTTATAATGCAGAACTTTGGAAAAGAAATGGAGATATAACAGGATTAGGTTCTGTTATGTTCAGTGTAGAACAAATGTTTCCCAATAAAAAAAAATTAGACGCAGAACAATCTTATATGAACTCTATGAGTGTGGCTGAAACAGAAAGGAAAGAATACATTATAAATGATATTATCCAAGAAGCAAAAGCATATTACTATAACTGGCTGGTGACCAAAAAAAAAATAGCCCTTTTGAAAGAAAGCGAGCAAAATCTGCATCTTATTATCCATACTTTTGAAATAAGATACCGAAATGGAACAGAAAAAATAGGAGCATATTATAAAGCAATGGCTTCTTTGGGAGAAATTAAAAACACTCTCATAGACGCTGAAAACACTATCACCAATATCAGAATACGCATGAATACCCTTATGGACAGAAATCCGGAAAAACTTTTTGACATAGATACCATATACGAACTAAACGACTACAGCACCCTTTTTATAGATAAACAAATGCTTTCCGAAACAAAAAGTGATATAAAAGCAATTGAAAAAGAAAAAACAACTCTCTTTCTCAAGCAAGAAAGTGAAAAAGAAAACCTGAAACCACAATTTGGAATCAGATATGACCACATGATCGGCTTTGGAGGACAACCAATGCAATATACTCTCATGGGAATGGTGCGACTACCAATGGTTCCATGGGCATCAAAAATGACAAAAGCCTCCATTAAGTCATTAGAATGCAAAATACAAGCCATAGAATATGAAAAACAAAGTATGCTCAACGAATATATAAACAACTTGTACCGACTAAAAAATAATCTTGCAGCAAAAATCAAACAAATATCTATCTATGAAACCCAAGTAATCCCCGCTTTGCAAAATAACTATAAGACCATTCAAAGAGCATACGCCCAAAATACCGAAGAACTTTTTATACTCTACGATGCATGGCAATCTCTAAACCAAAAAGAATTAGAATACATAAATCTATTAGAGGAAGCCCTCTCACTACAGGTATTCATTGAAACAATTATTCAAAAAAAATAA